In the genome of Microbacterium endophyticum, one region contains:
- a CDS encoding HNH endonuclease signature motif containing protein, with the protein MSENETEQQDAEAHELSESVATLISFDEQIAQMQAARAEVLANMGRIALEQMGRMTSRDSRDREIPMRAVAAEVAAALRLSDRTAQARIDDAIEVTGAYPETFASWSAGRVSERHVQEVLRAGVNLTDAAAKARYDREVVAVAEAETPGRLRGFAVALAEKAQPRTLQERFDDANATRTVRLFDLADGMSSLNAVLPSVQAHGIFNRLTQQARALKDFQAGRSDYGTREHEQPADDHRTTDQIRADLFSDMLLTSVPSLDPLAGDDCGGLGAIKAIVQVTVPATTLAGTASTPADLSGLSLVDPESARRLAGTAPGWDRVFTHPVTGTVVSVDRYRPNDQLKRQLRARDQHCRFVGCRMPTHRCDIDHTVDAALGGPTHQHNLAHLCRRHHSVKHASKWSVKQVGDGVLEWTSPTGRNYTDKPPGVAFAPDPAT; encoded by the coding sequence ATGTCAGAGAACGAAACCGAGCAACAAGACGCAGAAGCGCACGAGCTTTCTGAGTCTGTGGCGACGTTGATTTCGTTCGATGAACAGATCGCTCAGATGCAGGCGGCGCGGGCCGAGGTTCTCGCGAACATGGGGCGCATTGCGCTTGAGCAGATGGGGCGGATGACATCGCGAGACTCACGGGATCGGGAAATTCCGATGCGGGCCGTCGCAGCAGAAGTTGCGGCGGCACTGCGGTTGTCGGATCGCACCGCGCAGGCACGGATCGACGACGCGATCGAAGTGACTGGGGCGTACCCAGAGACGTTCGCGTCGTGGAGTGCCGGGCGTGTCTCGGAACGGCATGTGCAAGAAGTACTGCGGGCAGGCGTGAATCTGACGGATGCCGCAGCCAAAGCCCGGTACGACCGGGAAGTGGTCGCGGTCGCTGAGGCTGAGACACCGGGACGGCTGCGGGGGTTCGCGGTGGCTCTTGCGGAGAAAGCGCAGCCGCGGACGCTGCAGGAACGCTTCGATGATGCGAACGCGACCCGCACGGTGCGCCTGTTCGACCTGGCCGATGGGATGAGTTCACTCAACGCAGTATTGCCGTCAGTGCAAGCGCATGGGATCTTCAACCGGCTCACCCAGCAGGCGCGGGCGTTGAAAGACTTCCAGGCGGGACGGTCGGACTACGGCACACGGGAACACGAGCAGCCCGCAGACGATCATCGGACGACCGATCAGATCCGCGCGGACCTGTTCTCCGACATGTTGTTGACGTCGGTGCCGAGCCTTGACCCGCTCGCGGGGGATGACTGTGGCGGGTTGGGAGCGATCAAGGCGATCGTGCAGGTCACGGTGCCCGCGACGACCCTTGCGGGCACGGCATCGACCCCGGCGGACCTGTCGGGGCTCAGTCTGGTTGATCCGGAAAGTGCCCGGCGGCTCGCCGGGACCGCACCGGGGTGGGATCGCGTGTTCACCCACCCGGTCACCGGAACCGTGGTCTCGGTTGACCGGTACCGACCCAACGATCAGTTGAAGCGGCAACTCAGGGCGCGAGACCAGCACTGCCGGTTCGTCGGGTGCCGCATGCCCACCCACCGGTGCGATATTGATCACACAGTGGATGCAGCGCTTGGCGGGCCAACACATCAGCACAACCTCGCGCACCTGTGTCGAAGACACCACAGTGTGAAACACGCGAGTAAGTGGTCGGTGAAACAAGTCGGCGACGGAGTCCTCGAGTGGACGTCACCGACCGGGCGCAACTACACGGATAAGCCACCCGGGGTCGCATTCGCACCAGACCCGGCCACCTGA
- a CDS encoding NAD(P) transhydrogenase subunit alpha yields the protein MAHTDTTLIVGVLSELSSREHRVALDPSAVDHLVKAGFAVLFEAGCGADASFPDSAYEASGATAASHSDVIAKCNILAVLDFPAPLVADALTSGQVLVGLLDALNNRDAVAKLASRGVTAVALELLPRTLSRAQAMDALSSQSSAAGYRAGIVAASSFGRYLPMMVTASGTAIPAKVIVIGTGVAGLQAIATTKRLGAIVTGYDVRPASHTEVESLGARFLTSSVAAGAGEGGYARAMTTEEQAAQQNELSEALIAFDVIITTAKVPGRMPALLVSEQALATLQPGSVCVDLGASDKGGNVFGSVDGETHTTAGGVIVVGGGNLAADLPASASQMYGRNITSVIDALAPDGVITIDATDEVHSAIVVSHDGLIVSERVRDAMKLAPLPAPDAHITSPKAKAA from the coding sequence ATGGCACATACAGACACCACCCTGATTGTGGGTGTGCTCTCTGAGCTCAGCTCTCGAGAACATCGCGTCGCGCTCGATCCGAGCGCTGTCGACCACCTCGTGAAGGCCGGTTTTGCTGTGCTTTTCGAAGCCGGTTGCGGGGCGGACGCAAGCTTCCCCGACAGCGCCTACGAAGCATCAGGTGCCACTGCGGCATCCCACAGCGATGTCATCGCGAAGTGCAATATTCTTGCGGTGCTTGATTTTCCGGCTCCCCTGGTCGCCGATGCTCTCACTTCCGGTCAAGTCCTCGTCGGGCTCCTCGATGCCCTCAATAACCGTGATGCAGTCGCAAAACTCGCAAGCCGCGGGGTCACGGCCGTTGCCCTCGAGCTTCTTCCGCGGACACTCAGCCGCGCGCAGGCGATGGATGCTTTGAGCTCGCAATCAAGTGCAGCGGGATATCGGGCCGGAATCGTCGCCGCTTCGAGCTTCGGCCGTTACCTGCCAATGATGGTGACGGCATCCGGTACGGCAATCCCCGCAAAAGTGATCGTGATCGGCACCGGCGTCGCGGGGCTTCAAGCGATCGCCACCACCAAGCGCTTGGGCGCCATTGTGACCGGTTACGACGTGCGTCCCGCATCGCACACCGAGGTTGAGTCGTTGGGTGCGCGTTTTCTCACGTCGTCGGTCGCGGCCGGCGCCGGCGAAGGTGGATACGCGCGCGCAATGACAACCGAAGAACAGGCAGCACAACAAAACGAGCTGTCCGAAGCGCTCATCGCGTTCGATGTGATCATCACGACCGCGAAGGTGCCCGGGCGAATGCCTGCCCTTCTCGTCTCAGAGCAGGCACTCGCCACGTTGCAGCCCGGCTCGGTATGTGTCGACCTCGGAGCGAGCGACAAAGGTGGCAACGTCTTCGGTTCCGTCGATGGGGAAACGCACACCACAGCGGGCGGAGTCATTGTGGTGGGCGGGGGCAATCTCGCCGCAGATCTCCCGGCATCCGCTTCGCAGATGTACGGCAGAAACATCACATCGGTCATCGATGCTCTTGCCCCTGACGGCGTGATCACGATCGATGCCACCGACGAGGTTCATTCGGCCATCGTGGTGTCGCACGACGGCCTCATCGTCAGCGAAAGAGTGCGCGATGCGATGAAACTCGCGCCACTACCGGCGCCAGACGCTCACATCACTTCTCCGAAAGCGAAGGCCGCGTGA
- a CDS encoding glucose-6-phosphate dehydrogenase has translation MKIVMSADWRDDIPFETPMMASESAPGEPIRCASCDNDKDAFPRDELWAFKHRHPTNHAGFVRFYCAEHVPAAVVEQPAAPVAAKATKTPRASRAATPARRPTPAEERPRAVCPTCYIEVSAKGVCGMCGEQVA, from the coding sequence ATGAAAATTGTTATGTCTGCCGATTGGCGAGACGACATCCCGTTCGAAACCCCGATGATGGCCTCCGAGTCGGCTCCGGGTGAGCCCATTCGCTGCGCGAGCTGCGACAACGACAAAGATGCGTTCCCTCGCGATGAGCTCTGGGCTTTCAAACACCGCCATCCCACGAACCACGCTGGCTTTGTGCGCTTCTACTGCGCCGAGCACGTACCTGCGGCGGTCGTAGAGCAGCCCGCGGCACCGGTCGCGGCGAAAGCCACCAAGACTCCGCGCGCCTCCCGCGCAGCGACGCCTGCACGACGCCCCACACCCGCCGAAGAACGGCCGCGCGCCGTGTGCCCCACGTGCTACATCGAGGTGTCCGCAAAAGGCGTCTGCGGCATGTGCGGCGAGCAGGTCGCCTGA
- a CDS encoding NAD(P)(+) transhydrogenase (Re/Si-specific) subunit beta translates to MTGFDFIVGALYLASATLFVVGLHKMRAPSTARRGNLISAAGMVIAVVTTGVFSLVTTGATGSPGARSLLAPSSAVCSVFGKPAR, encoded by the coding sequence ATGACCGGTTTCGATTTCATCGTCGGTGCGCTTTACCTCGCATCCGCCACTCTCTTCGTTGTGGGGCTCCATAAAATGCGCGCGCCGTCGACGGCTCGACGCGGGAATCTCATTTCTGCCGCCGGCATGGTCATAGCCGTCGTCACGACGGGTGTGTTCTCGCTGGTGACGACGGGGGCGACTGGATCGCCTGGAGCGCGCTCGCTGCTGGCGCCATCGTCGGCGGTGTGTTCGGTGTTCGGCAAGCCCGCACGGTGA
- a CDS encoding DUF4395 domain-containing protein, whose protein sequence is MSHSPGENRVQLPRGIDPRAPRFAAWITAVLLLIGTFLALLGPGVATLATVAERLTDPGFIVLVVVDALFVWGFTSPRTAPWGVLYRSVIRPRLAPPEELEDPRPPRFAQVVGFTVVTVGLALYLLGVAWALPIAGAAAFVAAFLNAAFGLCLGCQLYLAFARIGLIRPRGGLVGI, encoded by the coding sequence ATGTCGCATTCGCCAGGTGAAAACAGAGTGCAGCTACCGCGCGGGATAGACCCGAGGGCGCCGCGATTTGCGGCGTGGATCACCGCTGTGCTGCTGCTGATCGGCACGTTCCTCGCCCTACTCGGCCCTGGAGTTGCAACGCTCGCGACCGTCGCGGAACGACTGACTGACCCTGGATTCATCGTTTTGGTCGTTGTCGATGCACTCTTCGTCTGGGGCTTCACATCGCCTCGTACCGCGCCCTGGGGCGTGCTGTATCGGAGCGTGATTCGACCACGACTTGCCCCTCCCGAAGAGCTCGAAGACCCGCGGCCGCCCCGGTTCGCTCAGGTCGTGGGCTTCACGGTGGTGACCGTGGGACTCGCGCTCTACCTGCTCGGTGTGGCGTGGGCGCTTCCGATCGCAGGCGCCGCGGCGTTCGTGGCGGCATTCCTCAACGCAGCATTCGGGCTGTGCTTGGGTTGCCAGTTGTATCTCGCATTTGCCCGCATCGGGCTCATCCGGCCGCGCGGAGGCCTCGTCGGCATTTAA
- a CDS encoding LCP family protein: protein MSRQRSTVARHARLRSPHPAKQALKLIAVAAVVALVATAGVASYIVYDLSAKVTSKAVALEDDVAQPPTMGAFEGDFSVLIVGTDECEEELKAALGDRCTGADSEGQLNDVNMLMHVSENPRRVTVISFPRDLMVAVPSCTREDGSTTSAMSKQPLNSVYGVAGLGCVASTISALTDFDIPFAAKVSFGGVVNITDAIGGVEVCIGNNGIRDYYTGIDWEAGMQTVKGLDALQFLRTRHGVGDESDLARIGNQQQYMSRLAHKLRSEEVLADAGSLYRLANAAVDNIEPSESLTNPLRLVQLALAIKDVPFEDITFVQYPVVDDSADSNKVVPDSSSAEILMTAIAENKSLEINGKAGSNGGVIEVTPTDEPEAPASEEPTETASEAPADGTVALPGNVNGTSADQETCSAGNGR, encoded by the coding sequence ATGTCAAGACAACGCTCGACTGTCGCGCGACACGCGCGCCTGCGCTCTCCTCACCCAGCGAAGCAGGCACTAAAACTCATTGCCGTCGCAGCTGTCGTGGCTCTCGTGGCTACGGCAGGGGTAGCTTCGTACATCGTCTACGACCTCTCGGCGAAAGTCACCAGCAAAGCTGTCGCGCTCGAAGATGACGTCGCTCAGCCGCCAACGATGGGCGCATTTGAGGGTGACTTCAGCGTGCTCATCGTGGGAACTGACGAATGCGAAGAAGAGCTGAAAGCGGCCCTCGGCGATCGGTGCACGGGAGCAGACTCCGAGGGGCAGCTCAACGACGTCAACATGCTGATGCATGTGTCAGAAAATCCACGGCGGGTGACTGTCATCTCGTTCCCGCGCGATCTGATGGTCGCGGTGCCCTCGTGCACAAGAGAAGACGGATCCACCACCTCCGCCATGTCTAAGCAGCCTCTCAATAGCGTCTATGGCGTTGCCGGGCTCGGATGCGTTGCCTCGACGATCTCTGCACTCACCGATTTTGATATCCCGTTCGCCGCGAAGGTGAGCTTCGGCGGAGTCGTCAACATCACCGACGCAATCGGTGGAGTCGAGGTATGCATCGGCAACAACGGCATCCGCGATTACTACACCGGCATCGACTGGGAAGCGGGCATGCAAACGGTCAAGGGGCTGGACGCACTGCAGTTCTTACGCACGCGCCACGGCGTTGGCGACGAAAGCGACCTGGCTCGTATCGGCAATCAGCAGCAGTACATGTCGCGGCTCGCTCACAAGCTTCGGAGCGAGGAGGTGCTGGCGGATGCCGGCAGCCTCTACCGACTCGCGAATGCCGCAGTAGACAACATCGAACCGAGTGAAAGCCTCACGAACCCGCTACGCCTCGTGCAGCTCGCGCTTGCGATAAAAGACGTGCCGTTCGAAGACATCACCTTCGTGCAGTACCCGGTCGTTGACGACTCTGCCGACTCGAACAAGGTGGTTCCCGATTCTTCTTCCGCCGAGATTCTGATGACGGCGATAGCCGAGAATAAATCGCTCGAGATCAACGGTAAAGCCGGCTCGAACGGGGGTGTCATCGAAGTGACCCCGACTGATGAGCCCGAAGCGCCGGCATCCGAAGAGCCGACGGAGACCGCATCTGAGGCCCCAGCCGATGGAACCGTCGCTCTGCCGGGCAACGTCAACGGTACTTCGGCCGATCAAGAGACCTGCTCCGCAGGCAACGGGCGGTAG
- a CDS encoding GAF and ANTAR domain-containing protein, protein MDGTSREAHINAAFVAVADTLTTEYDMVDLLHTLVESCASILHMDAGGLTLVDGSGRLQLMASTSETEAFVNVMRLNADAGPCSECLRTGIAVSVKDISEPAPWHAFQASAVDQGFRSTLATPLKLRGKVIGTMNLFGSRPDEVSARDAAVAQALADVATIGILQERVIREGHAVEDQLRHALESRIVIEQAKGVVANGLSLSMDDAFALLRKYARDHNLTLRSVSEHVSNREVSVDQFAALARS, encoded by the coding sequence ATGGACGGCACGTCCCGCGAAGCCCATATCAACGCAGCGTTTGTCGCGGTCGCAGATACCTTGACGACCGAGTACGACATGGTCGATCTGCTCCACACTCTGGTCGAAAGCTGCGCGTCGATTCTGCATATGGATGCCGGTGGCCTCACGCTCGTCGATGGCTCGGGTCGTCTCCAGCTCATGGCGTCGACCAGCGAGACGGAAGCGTTCGTGAACGTCATGCGGCTGAATGCTGACGCGGGTCCGTGTAGCGAGTGTCTCCGAACCGGTATCGCTGTCTCGGTGAAAGACATTTCGGAGCCCGCACCGTGGCACGCGTTCCAAGCCTCCGCAGTCGACCAGGGGTTCCGGTCGACCCTTGCGACACCCCTCAAGCTTCGCGGAAAAGTCATCGGCACGATGAACCTTTTCGGTTCCCGTCCCGATGAAGTCAGCGCTCGCGATGCCGCTGTGGCTCAGGCTCTGGCAGATGTGGCAACGATCGGGATTCTGCAGGAGCGAGTGATCCGAGAGGGCCACGCGGTCGAAGACCAGCTTCGGCACGCTCTGGAAAGCAGAATCGTCATCGAGCAGGCGAAAGGCGTCGTGGCCAACGGTCTCTCGCTCAGCATGGATGATGCGTTCGCGCTGCTACGCAAGTACGCGCGCGATCACAATCTCACTCTCAGATCTGTTTCTGAGCACGTCAGCAATCGCGAAGTATCAGTCGATCAGTTCGCGGCTCTCGCCCGCAGCTGA
- a CDS encoding pyridoxamine 5'-phosphate oxidase family protein codes for MSKNFGHLALSTRGRPDIFPVNYYSDGEKILFRSSKGSKLDELIENPHVAFEVDADTSDNVWSVVVRASAKVLKDDLVLSPAARETLPAWIPVEEFVYVSLEPSSIRGRLFEHHVPIGRI; via the coding sequence ATGAGCAAGAATTTCGGCCACCTTGCACTCAGTACGCGCGGCAGGCCCGATATTTTTCCGGTCAACTACTACTCCGATGGAGAGAAGATTCTCTTTCGCAGCAGCAAAGGATCAAAACTCGACGAACTGATCGAGAACCCGCACGTCGCGTTCGAAGTGGATGCCGACACATCCGATAACGTCTGGAGCGTCGTTGTTCGGGCGAGCGCAAAAGTTCTCAAAGACGACCTCGTACTCTCCCCCGCGGCACGAGAGACACTTCCGGCATGGATACCGGTCGAAGAGTTCGTATACGTCTCCCTTGAACCCAGCAGCATCCGCGGCCGGTTGTTCGAGCACCACGTGCCGATCGGTCGCATCTAG
- a CDS encoding DUF4166 domain-containing protein — protein MSSMFARAIGEHDFARLHPMMQRRFGVGLESGEACIGRGVMTEIRRGPWWTVPFLQIGRLRNILIPTLGREVPFTIENFPYRDPLGRETVTFVREYTINERASRFDATMILSAGRIVDYLGTHQHLAVDLELSVDDDGGLRLKSDAQRFYEGPVAFRFPMLFSGRATLHEWYDETDQCFHVDMQVHNHRFGFLFGYRGSFTCEWIPASDAPERLKPLRHERRV, from the coding sequence ATGAGTTCGATGTTTGCGCGTGCCATTGGCGAGCATGATTTCGCAAGGCTTCACCCGATGATGCAGCGGAGGTTTGGCGTCGGGCTTGAGTCGGGCGAAGCGTGCATCGGCCGCGGTGTCATGACAGAAATTCGGCGCGGGCCGTGGTGGACGGTGCCGTTTTTGCAGATCGGGAGACTTCGCAACATCCTGATTCCCACGCTCGGTCGCGAGGTGCCTTTCACCATCGAGAACTTTCCGTATCGAGACCCACTCGGACGTGAAACGGTCACCTTCGTGCGTGAATACACGATCAATGAGCGCGCCAGTCGATTCGACGCGACGATGATCCTCAGCGCCGGGCGCATCGTTGACTACCTCGGCACTCATCAGCATCTCGCCGTTGATCTTGAGCTATCGGTCGACGACGACGGTGGTCTGAGGCTGAAATCTGATGCGCAACGGTTTTATGAAGGTCCCGTTGCCTTCCGTTTTCCCATGCTCTTCAGCGGGCGCGCCACCCTGCATGAATGGTACGACGAGACTGATCAGTGTTTTCATGTCGACATGCAGGTGCACAACCATCGCTTCGGTTTTCTCTTCGGATACCGCGGATCATTCACCTGCGAATGGATTCCGGCATCCGACGCTCCCGAGCGCCTCAAACCTCTGCGGCACGAGCGGCGGGTTTAG
- a CDS encoding SRPBCC family protein yields the protein MAAGGIYVETSIRAPLESVWQATQDPTQHVRWDVRFTSIEPTSTTDSGTTRFVYTRRVPLHTVRGTGISLGEITRADGTRTSALRFTTSDPLSPIRDGRGYWRYVPAGDGAISFITGYDYSSGWGVLDVVVRPIIGWATAWSFDRLRIWLETGVAPEQWPLWSVLWFWRANRPRAGRCKRKPHGGSRRADHLSAAPETLRKLADPKGTA from the coding sequence ATGGCGGCGGGTGGAATCTACGTAGAAACAAGTATTCGGGCGCCGCTAGAGAGCGTGTGGCAAGCCACTCAAGATCCCACGCAGCACGTGCGCTGGGACGTAAGGTTCACGAGCATCGAACCGACCTCGACGACGGACTCCGGGACTACCCGCTTCGTTTATACGCGGCGGGTTCCGCTGCATACCGTGCGCGGCACCGGAATCAGTCTCGGAGAAATCACTCGCGCTGACGGCACGCGCACATCGGCGCTGCGTTTCACGACATCCGACCCGCTGTCACCGATTCGCGATGGCCGCGGATATTGGCGGTATGTACCGGCGGGCGACGGGGCAATCAGCTTCATTACGGGCTACGACTATTCGAGCGGATGGGGCGTGCTCGACGTGGTCGTTCGCCCGATCATCGGTTGGGCCACCGCGTGGAGCTTCGACCGATTGCGCATCTGGCTAGAAACCGGCGTTGCCCCCGAACAGTGGCCGCTGTGGAGCGTGCTGTGGTTTTGGCGCGCAAACCGTCCTCGGGCTGGTCGTTGCAAACGCAAACCCCACGGCGGAAGTCGGCGCGCCGACCATCTCAGTGCGGCGCCAGAAACGCTGAGGAAGCTTGCCGACCCGAAGGGCACAGCATGA
- a CDS encoding thioredoxin domain-containing protein: protein MNPVLAAALIVVLVLVAIAVGIVTKRRSSRKRRVTVAEVTPADIDLETLGDVATVVQLSTEFCARCPGVHRALVSNLSGVEDVVYTDVDLTHRPQLASQLRVLQTPTVLVVDAQGRVAARYAGAVSPMLINQEIDALRRGADVAFAR from the coding sequence GTGAATCCCGTCCTTGCCGCTGCGCTGATAGTCGTGCTTGTACTCGTCGCCATTGCCGTTGGAATCGTCACGAAGCGTCGCTCCAGCCGCAAACGCCGGGTCACTGTAGCCGAAGTAACGCCCGCCGACATCGATCTGGAAACACTGGGCGACGTCGCGACCGTTGTACAACTCAGTACCGAGTTTTGCGCGCGCTGCCCGGGGGTTCACCGGGCACTCGTCTCAAATCTCTCCGGGGTCGAAGACGTCGTGTACACCGATGTCGACCTCACTCACCGCCCGCAACTCGCCTCGCAGCTGCGCGTACTGCAAACGCCGACGGTTCTTGTCGTGGATGCGCAGGGTCGAGTTGCTGCACGATACGCCGGCGCCGTGTCGCCGATGCTCATCAATCAAGAAATCGACGCACTGAGAAGGGGCGCAGATGTCGCATTCGCCAGGTGA
- a CDS encoding NAD(P) transhydrogenase subunit alpha, which produces MQTLFSNLAIFVLALLVGVEVISKIPTTLHTPMMSGSNAIHGVVIAGAVVTASLANTPAGYVLTFIAGTLAAANVFGGYVVTDRILAMFTRPTVHDDAKASTKDAS; this is translated from the coding sequence ATGCAAACCCTTTTCAGCAACCTCGCCATTTTCGTTCTGGCACTTCTCGTCGGCGTAGAAGTGATCAGCAAGATTCCAACGACGCTCCACACTCCGATGATGTCGGGCTCGAATGCCATTCACGGCGTCGTTATCGCGGGCGCAGTCGTCACTGCCTCGCTCGCCAACACTCCGGCGGGCTACGTCCTGACCTTCATCGCGGGGACCCTGGCGGCCGCGAACGTCTTCGGCGGGTACGTCGTCACCGATCGGATTCTCGCAATGTTCACGCGCCCCACGGTGCACGACGACGCCAAGGCTTCGACGAAGGATGCATCATGA
- a CDS encoding DUF3817 domain-containing protein has protein sequence MFRTPLTLFRTLAIGEAVSWTLLLLGLILRATADLDIAVSIGGGIHGFVFLSYGATAVLVAKNNRWKAGPAIIAIVSAVVPYATIPTEIWLHRAGKLAGSWRLQAGDDPRDAAWHDRFMRLLLRRPWLLALLLVGVVALVFVVLLLLVGPPGGK, from the coding sequence ATGTTCCGAACTCCACTCACCCTCTTTCGCACGCTCGCAATCGGCGAGGCCGTGTCGTGGACGCTTCTCCTCCTCGGGCTTATCCTTCGCGCGACCGCCGACCTCGACATCGCTGTGTCGATTGGTGGCGGCATCCACGGTTTCGTGTTTCTCTCTTATGGTGCGACAGCGGTTCTTGTGGCCAAGAACAATCGCTGGAAAGCCGGTCCGGCGATTATCGCGATCGTCAGTGCTGTCGTCCCGTACGCGACGATCCCGACGGAGATCTGGCTGCATCGAGCAGGCAAGTTAGCGGGTAGCTGGCGCTTGCAGGCAGGGGATGACCCGAGGGATGCTGCGTGGCACGACAGGTTCATGCGCCTACTCTTACGCCGCCCGTGGCTGCTCGCTCTGCTCCTTGTCGGTGTGGTCGCGCTGGTCTTCGTTGTGCTGCTGCTGCTGGTGGGTCCGCCGGGAGGCAAGTAA
- a CDS encoding NAD(P)(+) transhydrogenase (Re/Si-specific) subunit beta translates to MFGVRQARTVKMTDVPQLVSIFNAVGGGAAAAVAFAAFVLPADNATLSLSVSIPVVLDVLIGSITFSGSLVAAGKLQGIIPGKPISFPGARVVNVGIVIVALVSGILAIVFTGSTLMLVIVLVASLILGVLMVLPIGGADAPVIVSLLNAFTGLAVAMAGFAINNQALIIAGALVGAAGTILTLQMAKAMNRSVVSIILGGFGTGDAAASPAASDEDLSNVRSLTSDDVAIQLAYAQHVLIVPGYGLAAAQAQHEVAELAALLIKNGVDVKYAIHPVAGRMPGHMNVLLAEANVPYDQMLQLDDANAAFDNCDVALVIGANDVCNPAARVSENAVSGMPILNADHAKSVVVIKRSMRPGYAGISNPLFTDPKTGMLFDDAKKALVDITAGVKEYVAA, encoded by the coding sequence GTGTTCGGTGTTCGGCAAGCCCGCACGGTGAAAATGACCGATGTACCCCAGCTGGTGAGCATCTTCAACGCCGTCGGGGGCGGCGCGGCCGCCGCCGTCGCTTTCGCCGCCTTCGTGCTGCCCGCAGACAACGCCACACTCAGTCTCTCGGTGTCGATTCCTGTCGTGCTGGATGTGCTGATCGGTTCGATCACGTTCTCCGGATCGCTCGTGGCCGCCGGAAAACTTCAGGGCATTATTCCGGGCAAGCCCATCAGCTTTCCGGGCGCCCGCGTCGTGAATGTGGGCATCGTGATCGTTGCCCTCGTCAGCGGGATCTTGGCCATCGTGTTTACCGGCAGCACCCTCATGCTCGTGATCGTGCTGGTCGCCTCGCTCATTCTGGGTGTCCTGATGGTGCTGCCGATCGGTGGAGCCGACGCACCCGTGATCGTGTCGCTCTTGAACGCATTCACCGGGCTCGCCGTGGCAATGGCTGGGTTCGCGATCAACAACCAGGCCCTCATCATTGCGGGCGCTCTTGTAGGTGCCGCAGGCACGATCTTGACGTTGCAGATGGCGAAGGCCATGAACCGTTCGGTCGTTTCGATCATCCTCGGCGGATTTGGCACCGGCGATGCTGCGGCCTCGCCCGCGGCTAGCGACGAAGATCTCTCAAACGTTCGGAGTCTGACTTCCGACGATGTCGCAATCCAGCTCGCGTATGCCCAACATGTGCTCATCGTTCCCGGGTACGGACTGGCAGCAGCGCAGGCACAGCACGAGGTTGCTGAGCTTGCCGCGCTCCTCATCAAAAACGGCGTCGATGTGAAGTACGCGATCCATCCAGTCGCGGGCAGAATGCCGGGTCATATGAACGTTCTACTCGCCGAAGCGAACGTGCCCTACGACCAGATGCTGCAACTCGACGACGCCAACGCAGCGTTTGATAACTGCGATGTCGCCCTCGTCATCGGAGCGAATGACGTCTGCAACCCTGCTGCACGCGTGTCCGAAAATGCCGTGTCTGGGATGCCGATCCTCAACGCCGACCACGCAAAATCTGTCGTCGTCATCAAGCGATCGATGCGGCCAGGATACGCGGGCATCAGCAACCCGCTCTTCACCGACCCAAAGACCGGCATGCTCTTCGACGACGCTAAAAAAGCCCTGGTGGACATCACCGCGGGTGTTAAAGAATATGTCGCAGCGTAG